A window of the Sneathiella sp. P13V-1 genome harbors these coding sequences:
- a CDS encoding UDP-N-acetylmuramoylalanyl-D-glutamyl-2,6-diaminopimelate--D-alanyl-D-alanine ligase encodes MTSPLWTAENIIAATAGECAETDWTVNGIVIDNRAVSPGDLFIAIVGPNNDGHNYVEAAMEAGAVAAIVSKPVQAVADKIPLVMVEDTQVAMEALGKASRSRSNAKIIAVTGSVGKTGTKEALAHVLSAQGKTHWSVGSFNNHWGVPLSLSRMPIDAEYAIFELGMNHAGELTPLSQMVKPHVAIVTTVAAAHMEFFESVEDIARAKAEIFNGLQSSGVAIINADIPYTDLLVAEAKKVSGADVQLFGENTSAQIHLDDVTVNPQSSEVSATIDGHKADFTLPVPGRHWVQNILAVLGAVKAVGADVDKAIETLKTLNAPSGRGVQIELETVGGSYRLIDESYNASPIAMQAAFEVLGNLEIKGQGRRIAVLGDMRELGEDAPEIHRSLANDLLENGVDMVYACGPHMRELYEALPQKMKAAYAASSDELVESVLGAVRCDDAVLIKGSLGSRMKVILDALLDQSKGLGMASGSEE; translated from the coding sequence ATGACCTCACCGCTTTGGACTGCAGAAAATATCATAGCTGCCACAGCAGGTGAATGCGCTGAAACAGATTGGACTGTAAACGGTATTGTTATTGATAACCGCGCTGTTTCACCCGGTGATTTGTTCATTGCCATTGTCGGGCCGAATAACGACGGACACAATTATGTGGAAGCCGCAATGGAGGCGGGAGCGGTCGCAGCGATAGTCTCAAAACCAGTGCAAGCAGTCGCGGATAAAATTCCTCTGGTAATGGTTGAAGATACGCAGGTCGCTATGGAAGCCTTGGGAAAAGCATCCCGTTCCAGAAGTAATGCGAAAATAATCGCGGTAACGGGTAGCGTTGGCAAAACCGGCACGAAAGAAGCCTTGGCTCATGTTTTGTCAGCACAGGGTAAAACCCATTGGAGCGTGGGAAGTTTCAACAACCATTGGGGTGTGCCGCTTTCATTAAGCCGGATGCCGATTGACGCTGAATATGCGATTTTTGAGCTGGGAATGAACCATGCGGGGGAGCTTACACCTCTTTCGCAAATGGTTAAGCCACATGTTGCAATCGTGACAACCGTGGCGGCTGCGCATATGGAGTTCTTTGAAAGTGTCGAAGATATCGCCAGGGCAAAGGCGGAGATTTTTAACGGCCTTCAATCGAGTGGTGTTGCCATCATAAATGCTGACATTCCCTACACAGATTTGCTTGTCGCCGAGGCGAAAAAGGTGTCGGGCGCGGATGTCCAGTTATTTGGAGAAAACACGAGCGCACAAATTCACCTTGATGACGTCACCGTCAATCCTCAATCCAGTGAAGTTTCTGCCACAATTGATGGGCATAAAGCTGACTTCACACTTCCTGTTCCCGGTAGGCATTGGGTTCAGAATATTCTGGCAGTACTGGGTGCAGTAAAGGCTGTGGGTGCAGATGTTGATAAGGCAATTGAAACGCTGAAGACATTGAATGCTCCCTCAGGGCGTGGTGTTCAGATTGAACTTGAAACGGTTGGGGGATCATACCGGCTTATCGACGAAAGCTACAACGCAAGCCCCATTGCAATGCAAGCAGCTTTTGAGGTTCTTGGAAATCTGGAAATAAAGGGGCAGGGGCGCCGTATTGCCGTGTTGGGTGATATGCGTGAACTTGGAGAAGATGCGCCAGAAATTCACAGGTCTTTGGCAAATGATCTGTTGGAAAATGGTGTGGATATGGTATATGCGTGCGGGCCTCATATGAGAGAGCTTTATGAGGCATTGCCCCAAAAAATGAAAGCAGCCTACGCGGCCAGTTCAGACGAATTGGTGGAGAGCGTTTTGGGTGCTGTGAGATGTGACGATGCTGTCCTGATTAAAGGATCATTGGGCAGCCGAATGAAGGTGATTTTGGACGCGCTTTTGGATCAGTCTAAGGGTCTTGGTATGGCGTCCGGATCGGAGGAATAA
- the mraY gene encoding phospho-N-acetylmuramoyl-pentapeptide-transferase, translating to MLYNLLFPLAEDFSIFNLFRYLTFRTGGAIMTALLISFIFGPTVINWLKSKQHRGQPIRDDGPQSHIIAKQGTPTMGGFLILIALGVATVLWADLTNRYVWSVLLVTLGFGAVGFIDDYLKVSRHNTRGIPGKMKLLLQVVISLAATMWIVSATNPELATSLTIPFLKDVLLDLGWFYVPFAMFVMVGASNAVNLTDGLDGLAIVPVMIAGASFGLIAYLVGNTVFAEYLQIQSVPGSGELLVFCGALIGASLGFLWFNAPPAMVFMGDTGSLAMGGALGSISVVTRHEITLAIIGGLFVLETVSVIVQVASFKLTGKRVFRMAPLHHHYEQKGWQEPTIVIRFWIIAVILALVGLATLKLR from the coding sequence ATGTTATACAATCTACTTTTCCCACTGGCGGAGGATTTCTCTATCTTCAACCTGTTCAGGTACCTAACCTTCAGAACGGGCGGCGCGATTATGACGGCTTTGCTGATCAGTTTTATCTTCGGTCCGACTGTCATCAACTGGCTTAAAAGCAAACAGCACCGCGGGCAACCAATCCGCGATGATGGACCTCAGTCCCATATTATCGCCAAACAGGGCACCCCAACTATGGGGGGCTTTCTGATCCTCATCGCGCTGGGGGTAGCCACCGTTCTGTGGGCGGATCTCACAAACCGCTATGTCTGGTCCGTGCTTCTGGTGACCCTTGGCTTTGGTGCTGTCGGGTTCATTGACGATTATCTGAAGGTGAGCCGTCACAATACACGCGGTATTCCCGGTAAGATGAAGTTACTGCTGCAGGTGGTTATTTCCCTAGCGGCAACGATGTGGATTGTCAGCGCCACAAATCCGGAACTCGCAACCAGCCTTACAATACCGTTTCTGAAAGATGTGTTGCTGGATCTCGGATGGTTCTACGTCCCCTTTGCCATGTTCGTTATGGTTGGTGCATCAAACGCCGTGAACTTGACAGATGGACTGGATGGTCTTGCCATTGTTCCTGTGATGATTGCGGGCGCTTCCTTTGGTCTGATTGCCTATTTGGTGGGTAACACGGTTTTCGCTGAATATCTTCAAATTCAATCTGTGCCGGGATCTGGTGAACTGCTGGTTTTCTGTGGGGCTCTTATTGGTGCAAGCCTGGGGTTCCTTTGGTTTAATGCCCCGCCTGCCATGGTCTTTATGGGGGATACCGGATCGCTTGCCATGGGCGGTGCGCTTGGCTCCATCAGTGTAGTGACGCGTCACGAAATCACCCTCGCTATTATCGGGGGCCTGTTTGTGCTGGAAACCGTCTCAGTGATCGTGCAGGTCGCGTCGTTTAAATTGACGGGTAAGCGCGTTTTCCGAATGGCGCCGCTTCACCACCATTATGAACAAAAAGGCTGGCAGGAGCCTACAATCGTTATTCGTTTTTGGATCATTGCGGTCATTCTGGCACTCGTCGGGTTGGCAACACTGAAACTAAGGTAG
- the murD gene encoding UDP-N-acetylmuramoyl-L-alanine--D-glutamate ligase, which produces MESRAYQNKGIAVFGLGKSGLSTAKHLHDGGARVVAWDDNQDRQQQAKDIGLTVKEITAGLMAECDFLLLSPGVPLTHPAPHPVVELAHAAGVQIIGDIEVFLKEKTAGKVIGITGTNGKSTTTSLIHHMLKHAGRDVAMGGNIGTPVLELPRLSENGFYVLELSSYQLDLTPSWHGDAAVLLNVTPDHLDRHGDMAGYAAVKKKIFQNQSSADIAVINHDNVVCAAIVNDLGGVDQAVLVEISTEQNLESGIFAKEETITDNSPGGNGAEFSLAGVEALRGKHNRENAAAAVAVCRAMGLTDIEIASGLLSFGGLSHRMEMVAIKNGVRYVNDSKATNADAAEKSLATYENIFWIAGGLGKAGGIKPLVPYFDRITHAFLIGKDATEFALTLEGHVPYTVCGTLDKAVEQARQQAVQSKNATVLLAPAAASFDQFPSFEARGDRFRQLVEEEAA; this is translated from the coding sequence ATGGAAAGCCGCGCCTATCAAAATAAGGGAATTGCTGTTTTCGGCCTCGGTAAAAGTGGGCTGAGCACGGCTAAGCACCTTCATGATGGCGGCGCGCGTGTTGTAGCGTGGGATGATAATCAAGATCGCCAACAGCAAGCCAAAGATATTGGCTTAACGGTGAAAGAGATCACTGCGGGGCTTATGGCCGAATGTGACTTTCTTCTGCTAAGCCCTGGTGTACCCTTGACCCATCCTGCCCCTCATCCTGTTGTTGAACTTGCGCATGCTGCAGGTGTTCAAATTATTGGGGATATCGAAGTTTTCCTGAAAGAAAAAACGGCAGGTAAGGTTATCGGTATTACGGGCACAAATGGAAAGTCTACAACCACATCCCTGATCCATCACATGCTGAAACATGCTGGACGGGATGTTGCCATGGGCGGGAATATTGGCACGCCGGTTCTGGAGCTCCCCAGACTATCTGAAAATGGCTTTTATGTTCTGGAACTCTCCTCCTACCAGTTGGATTTAACACCTTCTTGGCACGGAGATGCTGCTGTTCTTTTAAACGTCACACCGGATCATCTGGACCGACATGGCGACATGGCGGGATATGCGGCGGTAAAGAAAAAGATTTTCCAAAATCAATCTTCTGCAGATATTGCTGTAATAAATCACGACAATGTGGTTTGCGCAGCGATTGTTAATGATCTGGGTGGCGTTGATCAAGCGGTATTGGTCGAGATATCGACGGAGCAAAATCTTGAAAGTGGGATCTTTGCGAAAGAGGAAACCATCACTGACAATAGCCCCGGCGGAAATGGTGCGGAGTTCTCACTCGCCGGTGTCGAAGCACTGCGTGGAAAGCATAATCGGGAAAATGCCGCAGCTGCGGTTGCCGTATGTCGGGCAATGGGGCTTACGGACATTGAAATTGCTAGTGGTCTTCTTTCTTTTGGTGGGCTTTCCCATCGTATGGAAATGGTGGCTATCAAGAACGGTGTTCGTTATGTAAATGATAGCAAGGCGACAAATGCAGATGCTGCTGAAAAATCTCTAGCTACCTATGAAAATATCTTCTGGATAGCGGGCGGTCTTGGTAAAGCTGGCGGGATTAAGCCTCTGGTCCCATACTTTGATCGCATTACTCACGCCTTTTTGATTGGCAAAGATGCTACTGAATTTGCTCTTACATTGGAAGGTCATGTTCCTTATACAGTTTGCGGAACCCTGGATAAAGCTGTTGAACAGGCACGTCAGCAGGCGGTTCAAAGCAAAAATGCGACTGTCTTATTAGCCCCTGCGGCTGCAAGTTTTGATCAGTTTCCAAGTTTCGAAGCGCGGGGAGATAGGTTCCGCCAACTGGTTGAGGAGGAGGCTGCATGA
- the ftsW gene encoding putative lipid II flippase FtsW: MTTFSRLDRSVVGRWWWTVDRWTLLAVILLLCIGGVMVLAASPAVANRIGLDNFHFVRRQLLYLPMALMIILGISLMSPLWVRRMAVILFGGCIFLTLLTLLIGPEVKGAQRWLQFGSFTLQPTEFLKPAFAVVAAWMFAEQRKGAEIPGNLISIGLYVVVVSLLLMQPDVGMTLVVSAVWFAQFFLAGLPIMWVVGFLVLGIVGAAGAYVFFPHVTKRVDRFLNPEGGDNYQIERAMEAFQTGGFFGVGPGDGSVKTVLPDAHTDFIFAVVGEEFGVIFCLILLGLFTFVVLRGFSRLLVEKNFFVVLAAAGLLTQFGLQSIINIGVNLRLMPTKGMTLPFISYGGSSMLALAILMGMLLALSRRRAGTGEL, encoded by the coding sequence ATGACCACTTTCTCACGTCTTGACAGATCTGTTGTTGGACGCTGGTGGTGGACAGTTGACCGCTGGACTTTGCTTGCCGTTATCCTGCTGTTGTGTATTGGGGGCGTGATGGTTTTGGCTGCAAGCCCTGCTGTTGCCAACAGAATTGGCCTTGATAATTTCCATTTTGTACGCCGTCAGCTTTTGTACCTTCCAATGGCTTTGATGATCATCCTTGGAATATCGTTAATGTCGCCCTTATGGGTTCGCCGGATGGCGGTTATTCTGTTCGGTGGTTGTATTTTCCTAACTTTGCTAACCCTGTTGATAGGCCCGGAAGTTAAGGGCGCGCAGCGTTGGTTGCAGTTTGGTAGTTTTACGTTGCAGCCTACTGAATTTCTGAAACCTGCCTTTGCTGTTGTCGCCGCGTGGATGTTTGCAGAACAACGTAAAGGCGCTGAAATTCCTGGAAATCTGATTTCCATTGGTTTGTATGTGGTTGTTGTCAGCCTTCTTCTTATGCAGCCGGATGTGGGTATGACCTTGGTGGTTTCTGCCGTTTGGTTTGCGCAGTTTTTCCTTGCAGGCTTACCGATCATGTGGGTGGTTGGATTTCTGGTTTTGGGAATTGTCGGTGCCGCGGGCGCATATGTTTTCTTCCCCCATGTGACGAAGCGCGTGGATCGTTTCCTCAATCCTGAGGGCGGTGATAACTATCAGATTGAACGCGCAATGGAAGCCTTTCAAACAGGCGGGTTCTTTGGTGTGGGGCCGGGTGATGGATCTGTTAAAACTGTCCTTCCTGATGCCCATACGGATTTTATCTTCGCTGTAGTTGGTGAAGAGTTCGGCGTTATATTCTGTCTAATTCTTCTTGGGTTGTTTACTTTTGTCGTCCTGCGCGGGTTTAGCCGTTTGCTGGTGGAAAAGAACTTCTTTGTTGTTTTGGCTGCAGCGGGACTTCTCACCCAGTTTGGTTTGCAGTCCATTATCAATATCGGTGTGAACTTACGCCTCATGCCTACCAAAGGCATGACTTTGCCATTTATCTCCTATGGTGGTTCTTCCATGTTGGCGCTTGCAATCCTTATGGGGATGCTGCTCGCCCTCAGCCGCCGCCGAGCCGGAACGGGAGAGTTGTAA
- the murG gene encoding undecaprenyldiphospho-muramoylpentapeptide beta-N-acetylglucosaminyltransferase — protein sequence MVETYGHFILASGGTGGHVFPARALAQELLKAGHKVSLVTDQRGEKYEAMFPGVHILQVHSASPSVGGLLGKVKAAIKLGHGVLQSIGLLRRLKPQAVIGFGGYPSMPPCMAAGLLGIPLILHEQNSILGRVNKLLAGKATYIATSFKETYSDTGAITQKMVFTGNPVRQEILAKTATPYDTSEPGQTFNLLVLGGSQGATVLSDTVPAALISLPEHIQKRLSVTQQCRPEDIGRVEAAYRESEIKVELSSFFENVPELISDAHLVIARSGASTMAEVDVIGRPAIYVPYKFAMDNHQLKNAESSVSAGAAKVIEQDDFKPEKLKEILLELMDNSQLLQDMAMKAFGQADPHAAEKLAELVIASCNLQNTEMKTPGKVEE from the coding sequence ATGGTAGAAACTTATGGACACTTTATTTTGGCGAGTGGTGGCACCGGCGGCCATGTATTCCCGGCCCGCGCACTGGCGCAGGAGTTGCTAAAGGCGGGACACAAGGTATCACTGGTAACAGATCAGCGCGGCGAGAAATATGAAGCCATGTTCCCAGGGGTTCATATCCTGCAGGTGCACTCTGCTTCGCCCTCAGTTGGTGGATTGCTCGGCAAAGTAAAGGCTGCGATCAAACTTGGACATGGTGTCTTGCAATCCATTGGGTTGTTGCGCCGATTAAAGCCGCAGGCTGTAATCGGATTTGGTGGGTATCCTTCCATGCCTCCTTGTATGGCGGCTGGATTGTTAGGTATTCCTCTCATCCTGCATGAACAAAACTCCATTTTGGGGCGGGTCAATAAACTGCTGGCAGGTAAAGCCACATATATTGCGACTTCCTTTAAGGAAACCTATTCAGATACTGGTGCTATTACACAAAAAATGGTCTTCACAGGTAATCCTGTTAGACAGGAAATCCTGGCAAAAACGGCGACGCCGTATGACACCTCTGAACCTGGGCAAACGTTTAACTTGCTGGTTTTGGGGGGAAGCCAAGGGGCAACTGTTTTGTCTGATACGGTCCCGGCTGCGCTCATCTCCCTGCCGGAGCATATTCAAAAACGGTTGAGCGTGACGCAGCAATGTCGCCCGGAAGATATAGGACGTGTTGAAGCAGCTTACAGAGAAAGTGAAATCAAAGTAGAGCTATCTTCCTTTTTTGAGAATGTACCAGAGCTGATCTCGGACGCGCATCTAGTCATCGCCAGATCCGGGGCGTCTACAATGGCAGAAGTAGATGTGATCGGTAGGCCTGCGATTTACGTGCCTTACAAATTCGCCATGGACAATCATCAGCTTAAAAATGCTGAAAGCAGTGTCTCTGCAGGTGCAGCGAAAGTAATTGAACAGGACGACTTTAAACCAGAGAAGTTGAAAGAAATCCTACTGGAGCTGATGGATAACAGCCAACTGTTGCAGGATATGGCCATGAAGGCATTCGGTCAGGCAGATCCTCATGCAGCTGAGAAATTGGCAGAGCTGGTGATTGCCAGCTGCAATTTACAAAACACAGAAATGAAAACCCCTGGAAAGGTAGAGGAATGA
- the murC gene encoding UDP-N-acetylmuramate--L-alanine ligase, which produces MRALPLDIGLVHFVGIGGIGMSGIAEVMHTLGYQVQGSDLSRNANVERLEKLGVKVFTGHDAENLGETRVVVISSAVKADNPEVKEARANMIPVVRRAEMLAELMRLRWAIAVGGTHGKTTTTSLLASLLDAANMEPTVINGGIINAYGTNARLGNGDWMVVEADESDGSFTKLPATIAIVTNIDPEHLDFYGDFDGVRKAFHTFVENIPFYGFAALCIDHPEVQALIGRVSDRRLITYGMSPQADYRAVDVTFEAGGARFNVAVSDRLGGETRTMKGFELPMPGAHNVLNAMASVAVGAEMGFDEVVLKKGLREFGGVKRRFTKTGTVGGVTIIDDYGHHPVEISSVLAAARQAYDGKVIAVVQPHRYSRLNDLFEEFCTCFNDADTVIVADIFAAGEQPIEGVNQESYVEGLRTRGHRHVLPLKGPEYLADMVLDETSDGDVVVCLGAGSISLWANNLPSELAARKDTDGGDD; this is translated from the coding sequence ATGAGAGCCTTACCACTTGATATTGGTCTTGTGCATTTTGTCGGTATTGGCGGTATCGGGATGAGCGGTATTGCAGAAGTGATGCACACGCTTGGCTATCAGGTTCAGGGATCTGATCTTTCCAGAAATGCCAACGTCGAGCGACTTGAAAAGCTGGGTGTTAAAGTCTTTACCGGGCATGATGCAGAGAACTTGGGGGAAACCCGGGTTGTTGTCATTTCTTCTGCGGTGAAAGCGGATAACCCAGAAGTGAAGGAAGCACGGGCGAATATGATCCCGGTGGTGCGCCGAGCTGAGATGTTGGCAGAGCTGATGCGGCTTCGCTGGGCCATCGCGGTTGGCGGGACACATGGAAAAACCACGACAACCTCACTGTTGGCGAGTTTGTTAGATGCAGCCAATATGGAACCAACGGTTATCAATGGCGGTATCATCAATGCCTATGGCACAAATGCGCGTCTTGGAAATGGCGATTGGATGGTGGTGGAAGCGGATGAGTCCGATGGTAGCTTTACCAAACTCCCTGCAACCATTGCCATTGTAACGAATATTGATCCGGAACATCTTGACTTTTATGGTGATTTTGACGGTGTGCGGAAAGCTTTCCATACCTTTGTAGAGAATATTCCTTTTTATGGGTTTGCCGCCTTATGCATTGATCACCCTGAGGTGCAGGCCTTGATCGGGCGTGTGTCTGATCGGCGATTGATCACATACGGAATGTCCCCACAAGCAGACTATCGTGCCGTTGATGTCACTTTTGAAGCCGGCGGTGCGCGATTTAACGTAGCGGTAAGTGATCGCTTGGGCGGGGAGACCCGCACGATGAAAGGGTTCGAATTACCTATGCCAGGTGCTCACAATGTGCTGAACGCAATGGCGTCTGTTGCTGTTGGTGCGGAAATGGGATTTGACGAAGTTGTCCTTAAAAAAGGGCTGCGTGAATTTGGCGGCGTGAAGCGCCGTTTCACCAAAACAGGAACGGTTGGTGGTGTTACCATAATTGATGATTATGGTCACCATCCTGTAGAGATTTCTTCTGTTCTCGCGGCGGCGCGTCAAGCCTATGACGGTAAAGTAATTGCTGTGGTGCAACCTCATCGTTACAGCCGCCTTAATGATCTGTTCGAAGAGTTTTGTACCTGCTTCAACGATGCGGACACGGTAATTGTTGCGGATATTTTTGCTGCGGGAGAACAGCCGATTGAAGGTGTTAATCAGGAAAGTTATGTGGAAGGTTTACGTACCCGTGGGCATCGCCATGTCCTTCCGCTTAAAGGTCCTGAATATCTGGCTGATATGGTCTTGGATGAAACATCCGATGGCGATGTAGTTGTCTGTCTTGGTGCTGGTTCCATTTCTCTTTGGGCAAATAACTTGCCTTCTGAACTGGCAGCACGCAAAGACACCGATGGAGGCGATGACTGA
- the murB gene encoding UDP-N-acetylmuramate dehydrogenase, with protein MKLLDRLPEVEGRLREDANLSKVTWFQVGGPADVLFKPKGEGDLSNFLKNTPADIPVFVLGVGSNLLVRDGGYRGVVVRLGRDFTGMDVLDGHKVRVGAGALDGNVARFVASHSLTGAEFLIGIPGSIGGALRMNAGAYGSEVKDIFVSAVALDRQGMRHELTAADMAFSYRHCGIPKDWIFTEAVFQLHPGDEVEISKAMQEIAKNREDSQPVKSRTGGSTFANPEGKKAWELVDSVGGRGLTIGGAQVSEKHCNFLINNGDATARDLEAVGEEVRRRVFKEHDTLLRWEIVRIGEEGSVE; from the coding sequence ATGAAATTGCTGGATCGTTTGCCTGAAGTCGAAGGTCGCCTTCGCGAAGATGCAAACCTCTCTAAGGTCACCTGGTTTCAAGTAGGTGGCCCTGCGGATGTCCTGTTCAAACCCAAAGGCGAAGGTGATCTTTCGAACTTTTTGAAAAATACACCAGCAGACATCCCGGTTTTTGTTTTGGGTGTTGGCTCAAACCTGCTGGTTCGGGATGGAGGATATCGGGGCGTTGTTGTGCGTTTGGGACGTGATTTCACGGGCATGGATGTGCTGGATGGACATAAAGTCCGTGTGGGCGCGGGGGCGCTTGATGGAAATGTTGCCCGGTTCGTGGCGAGCCATTCTTTAACGGGGGCTGAGTTTCTGATTGGTATCCCTGGTTCTATCGGCGGTGCCCTTCGTATGAACGCAGGTGCCTATGGCTCTGAGGTCAAAGATATCTTTGTAAGCGCCGTTGCCTTAGATCGACAGGGCATGCGCCATGAGCTTACAGCGGCAGATATGGCGTTTTCTTATCGCCATTGCGGTATTCCAAAAGATTGGATTTTCACGGAAGCAGTATTTCAATTGCATCCGGGCGATGAAGTGGAAATATCCAAAGCCATGCAGGAAATAGCTAAGAACCGCGAAGATAGCCAACCCGTTAAAAGCCGTACAGGGGGGTCTACATTTGCAAACCCTGAGGGTAAGAAAGCGTGGGAGTTAGTGGACTCTGTGGGTGGCCGTGGCCTAACCATTGGTGGCGCACAAGTCTCTGAAAAGCATTGCAATTTCCTGATCAACAATGGTGATGCAACGGCAAGAGACCTGGAGGCTGTTGGGGAAGAAGTTCGACGTCGGGTTTTTAAGGAGCACGACACACTGCTCCGTTGGGAGATTGTTCGAATTGGCGAAGAAGGTAGCGTAGAATGA
- a CDS encoding D-alanine--D-alanine ligase, whose translation MTHVAVLMGGWSAEREVSLSSGEACANALERVGYKVSRVDVSQNIAAVLTELRPDVCFNALHGRYGEDGTVQGLLEILGIPYTHSGVLASALAMDKPIAKEIFAAHGMDVAKGRTFTRQQILEGEDYPLPLVIKPLNEGSSVGVTILLENENRKMVDIPWTFGNEVLVETYIPGREIQVAVMGDQALGAVEIRPLGRFYDYEAKYTSGKAEHLMPAPLSPEQYEEVLELGLRAHQALGCRGVSRSDFRLDDSETGDGKFIILETNTQPGMTELSLVPEIAQHAGISFEELVRWIVEDASCDR comes from the coding sequence ATGACCCATGTAGCAGTATTGATGGGAGGCTGGTCAGCTGAGCGGGAAGTGTCCCTCTCAAGTGGCGAGGCATGTGCAAATGCACTTGAGCGAGTTGGCTATAAAGTTAGCCGTGTCGACGTTTCCCAGAATATTGCTGCCGTTCTGACTGAGCTGCGACCTGATGTCTGTTTCAACGCTTTGCATGGCAGATATGGTGAAGATGGCACCGTTCAGGGGCTTCTGGAAATTCTGGGTATTCCTTATACACACTCTGGGGTTCTCGCATCCGCGCTTGCCATGGACAAGCCAATTGCCAAAGAGATTTTTGCAGCTCATGGTATGGATGTGGCAAAGGGGCGGACTTTTACCCGCCAACAGATCCTTGAAGGGGAAGATTATCCGCTACCGCTGGTCATTAAACCGCTGAACGAAGGATCCAGTGTGGGGGTTACCATTTTGCTTGAAAATGAAAATCGCAAAATGGTGGACATTCCTTGGACCTTTGGCAATGAAGTGCTTGTTGAAACCTACATCCCTGGCCGTGAAATCCAGGTGGCTGTTATGGGAGATCAGGCGTTGGGTGCAGTAGAAATTCGCCCTCTCGGTCGTTTCTACGATTATGAAGCCAAATACACTTCTGGCAAGGCGGAACATCTCATGCCAGCACCGCTATCCCCTGAACAATATGAAGAAGTGCTGGAGTTAGGGCTACGGGCTCATCAAGCGCTTGGATGTCGGGGGGTGAGTCGAAGCGATTTCCGTCTTGATGACTCCGAAACGGGAGATGGAAAATTCATCATTCTGGAGACGAACACTCAGCCCGGAATGACAGAATTGAGTCTGGTGCCGGAGATTGCACAACATGCCGGGATCAGTTTTGAGGAACTGGTTCGTTGGATTGTGGAGGATGCCTCATGCGACCGATAA
- a CDS encoding cell division protein FtsQ/DivIB — MRPIKVDQNDRPVQNARATKKKRVRNKKRSPNQASILTKLKSFSIPLNFKFWKSSTQKKRTSGKVKRRVAPSWGRFAVIGGSLAALAVLTGFVGYLMVRDAWISKTGIWLDEQRTAVIKGAGLVLAEVSVVGRNRTDASDLLAALQIDQGDNLVDFDPAEARLRVEKLGWVEEAAVMRKFPDEIFIRIQERRPFARWQMDGKTAVIDRKGVVVSRKTEAEFAHLPKVVGEGANEQAAELFDMLAEKPALFTRLQYAVRVRDRRWNLEFDNGVKVLLPEEGTVAAWTQLHELQQSRKILNKGVLAIDLRASDRMFVRLREGDAEFLRTADSGSS; from the coding sequence ATGCGACCGATAAAAGTTGATCAAAATGATCGGCCCGTCCAAAATGCGCGCGCAACGAAGAAGAAACGAGTGCGTAATAAAAAAAGGTCACCAAATCAGGCCAGTATTTTGACAAAGCTAAAGTCATTTTCCATTCCGTTGAATTTCAAGTTTTGGAAAAGTTCAACCCAGAAAAAACGCACATCTGGCAAAGTGAAACGGCGTGTTGCCCCTTCTTGGGGAAGGTTTGCTGTGATTGGGGGATCATTAGCTGCTTTGGCTGTTTTAACCGGTTTTGTCGGATACCTGATGGTGCGTGACGCCTGGATTTCAAAAACCGGTATCTGGTTGGATGAACAACGGACTGCCGTCATCAAAGGAGCCGGGCTGGTACTTGCTGAAGTAAGTGTCGTTGGACGCAATAGAACAGATGCATCGGATCTTCTTGCCGCCTTGCAAATTGACCAAGGAGACAACCTTGTAGATTTCGACCCGGCGGAAGCCCGCCTTCGCGTTGAAAAACTGGGGTGGGTGGAAGAAGCAGCAGTTATGCGGAAATTCCCTGACGAGATTTTTATCCGCATACAGGAGCGTAGGCCTTTTGCAAGATGGCAAATGGATGGAAAAACTGCTGTCATCGACAGAAAAGGGGTTGTCGTTTCCCGAAAAACAGAAGCTGAGTTCGCGCACCTTCCAAAAGTTGTTGGCGAAGGGGCCAATGAACAGGCTGCTGAGCTTTTTGATATGCTAGCAGAAAAACCTGCCCTTTTCACACGGCTTCAATATGCCGTGCGGGTTCGAGATCGCCGCTGGAATCTGGAATTTGATAACGGCGTAAAAGTGCTTCTTCCCGAGGAGGGGACGGTTGCCGCCTGGACGCAATTGCATGAATTGCAGCAATCGCGAAAAATTCTGAATAAAGGTGTACTCGCGATTGATCTCAGGGCATCTGACCGGATGTTTGTCCGCCTTCGTGAAGGGGACGCTGAATTTTTGAGAACTGCGGATAGCGGAAGTAGCTAA